The Shewanella mangrovisoli genome has a window encoding:
- the moaD gene encoding molybdopterin synthase sulfur carrier subunit, which produces MINVLFFAQVRELLGTAQLSVEASEQTQTAEGLRATLAATDDKWAKVLASDKLLVAVNQTISQWDTRVSDGDEVAFFPPVTGG; this is translated from the coding sequence ATGATTAACGTGTTGTTTTTTGCCCAAGTTCGTGAGCTTTTAGGGACTGCCCAACTGAGTGTTGAAGCGAGTGAGCAGACACAAACCGCAGAAGGATTACGCGCAACACTCGCGGCCACCGACGATAAATGGGCCAAAGTGTTAGCCTCGGACAAATTGCTGGTGGCGGTGAATCAAACTATCAGCCAGTGGGATACCCGAGTGAGTGATGGTGATGAAGTCGCCTTCTTCCCGCCTGTGACCGGAGGTTGA
- the moaE gene encoding molybdopterin synthase catalytic subunit MoaE: MRLLPNVRVQTVDFNVADEYHQLAQDNSDGAVVTFVGKVRDFNDGSVVTDLTLEHYPGMTERVLEQIVAEARERWPLNKVTVIHRVGTMALGEQIVFIGVTSAHRKAAFAACEFLIDFLKTKAPFWKLEAGDKGKNWVEAKDADEQAAQLWQHKD, translated from the coding sequence ATGCGTTTACTGCCAAATGTGCGGGTGCAAACCGTCGATTTTAATGTGGCCGATGAGTATCACCAATTAGCCCAAGACAATAGCGATGGCGCCGTTGTCACCTTTGTGGGCAAGGTGCGCGATTTTAACGACGGCTCAGTGGTGACCGACCTGACCTTAGAGCACTATCCCGGCATGACGGAGCGTGTGCTCGAGCAAATTGTGGCCGAGGCGCGTGAGCGTTGGCCGCTCAATAAAGTCACTGTTATCCACCGTGTCGGTACTATGGCTTTGGGTGAGCAAATTGTGTTTATCGGCGTCACCAGTGCCCATCGTAAGGCGGCGTTTGCGGCCTGCGAATTCTTAATCGACTTTTTGAAAACCAAAGCCCCTTTCTGGAAATTAGAAGCCGGGGATAAAGGTAAGAATTGGGTCGAAGCCAAGGACGCCGATGAGCAAGCGGCGCAATTGTGGCAACACAAAGACTAA
- the modA gene encoding molybdate ABC transporter substrate-binding protein: MHSVTGLGKIWSLVFALGLSCCVALMPAVSRAETVPAIAAAANIKFALDDIVKNFSAETGLKVRVSYGSSGNFVAQIQHGAPFELLLSADERYIHELHKAGFTRDAGVQYAVGRLSLVAPNKSPLTLDAELNGVKNLLAAGKLERFAIANPEHAPYGERARELLQKLGLWDGLQTKLILGENASQAAQFAVSGSTQGGIIPLSLALAPQFKALGQAIALPEELHGPLNQRMALMPKAGATAERFYQYLQSDAARAVFLQYGFGLPAR; the protein is encoded by the coding sequence ATGCACAGTGTGACAGGGTTAGGCAAAATCTGGAGTTTAGTATTTGCTCTCGGCTTGTCGTGCTGTGTCGCTTTGATGCCTGCCGTTAGCCGCGCCGAGACTGTGCCTGCTATTGCGGCCGCCGCCAATATCAAGTTTGCCCTCGATGATATTGTTAAAAACTTCAGCGCCGAAACCGGGCTTAAGGTGCGAGTATCCTATGGCTCGTCGGGTAATTTTGTGGCGCAAATTCAACATGGTGCGCCGTTTGAACTCTTGCTCAGCGCCGATGAGCGTTATATCCATGAGCTGCACAAAGCTGGCTTTACTCGCGATGCTGGAGTGCAATACGCGGTCGGTCGCCTATCCTTAGTGGCTCCAAATAAGTCTCCCTTAACCTTAGATGCCGAGCTGAATGGCGTAAAAAACTTGCTCGCCGCAGGCAAGTTGGAGCGCTTTGCGATTGCAAACCCTGAACATGCGCCTTATGGGGAGCGCGCTCGCGAACTCCTGCAAAAATTAGGTTTGTGGGACGGTCTACAAACTAAGTTAATCTTGGGTGAAAATGCTTCCCAAGCGGCGCAATTTGCCGTGAGTGGCTCCACTCAAGGCGGGATTATTCCGTTATCCCTTGCCTTAGCGCCACAGTTTAAGGCCTTAGGTCAGGCGATTGCCTTGCCCGAAGAATTGCATGGTCCACTCAATCAACGCATGGCCTTGATGCCCAAAGCGGGAGCAACAGCGGAGCGCTTTTATCAATATCTTCAATCTGATGCCGCTAGAGCCGTATTCCTGCAATACGGATTTGGTCTACCCGCTCGGTAG
- the modB gene encoding molybdate ABC transporter permease subunit, producing MDWQALWLSVKLSSITVLVLIPLAILAGRALAYRQFVGKSWVEAFIMVPLVLPPTVIGYYLLVGLGSQSWLGQWLERLTGQQLVFHFSGLVLASVLVNIPFALQPIQRAFEAVPHDVRDAAACCGMSKLKILLKIELPMVWPGVLTALVLCFSHVLGEFGVVLMMGGNIAGETKTISISIYDSVQAFDFGAAGTMSLVLLLFAITALALTTSLSRRLGGQRGANHR from the coding sequence ATGGATTGGCAGGCACTCTGGTTATCGGTCAAGCTCAGTAGCATCACGGTATTGGTGTTGATCCCGCTGGCGATTCTGGCGGGGCGAGCCTTAGCCTATCGTCAGTTTGTGGGTAAGTCTTGGGTTGAGGCCTTCATCATGGTGCCCTTAGTCTTGCCGCCGACTGTGATTGGCTATTACTTGCTGGTGGGGCTGGGCAGCCAAAGCTGGTTAGGGCAATGGTTAGAGCGCCTAACCGGGCAGCAACTAGTATTTCATTTCTCGGGGTTAGTGCTGGCGTCCGTGCTGGTGAATATTCCCTTTGCGTTGCAACCGATACAACGCGCCTTTGAGGCTGTTCCCCACGATGTGCGCGATGCTGCGGCCTGTTGCGGCATGAGCAAACTTAAAATTCTGCTGAAAATTGAATTGCCTATGGTTTGGCCTGGGGTATTGACCGCCTTAGTGCTGTGTTTCTCCCATGTACTCGGTGAGTTTGGGGTAGTGTTGATGATGGGCGGGAATATTGCCGGCGAGACCAAAACTATCTCGATTTCCATCTACGACAGTGTTCAGGCCTTCGATTTTGGCGCAGCAGGCACTATGTCATTGGTGCTGTTGTTATTTGCGATTACCGCATTGGCGCTCACCACCAGTTTATCGCGGCGTTTAGGAGGTCAGCGTGGCGCAAATCATCGCTGA
- a CDS encoding ABC transporter ATP-binding protein codes for MAQIIADLHCQIQNHKHIKLSAEFSCKAGEVLAVVGPSGGGKTTLLRMIAGLNHPDAGSIVFGETPWFDNKSRTALTPQQRHIGYMPQHFGLFPNLTALENVVAGLDHIPKSERVARAKDWLERVNLHGLPDRLPMHLSGGQRQRVALARALAREPSVLLLDEPFSAVDRETRERLYLELARLKEQLLCPVIMVTHDLNEALLLADSMILISQGQMLQQGAPFEVLSRPRNEAVARQMGLRNIFDGEVVFQDRTKDITWLKFGEQLIASDFGKDRSVGSKVRWVIPNQGIRFNAISNGRLCRSFNKLDVTIDSLLVMGESVRVVCYATGTELQLNTEVSLHLAQKLGLTKGMQTTVALKSEQIHILE; via the coding sequence GTGGCGCAAATCATCGCTGATCTGCATTGCCAGATCCAAAACCATAAGCATATTAAACTGAGCGCCGAATTTAGCTGTAAGGCGGGTGAGGTGCTGGCAGTCGTCGGGCCTTCGGGTGGCGGTAAGACAACGTTACTGAGGATGATCGCAGGACTGAATCATCCCGATGCGGGCAGCATTGTGTTTGGTGAAACGCCATGGTTCGACAATAAAAGCCGCACCGCACTCACGCCGCAGCAGCGCCATATCGGCTACATGCCACAGCATTTTGGGCTTTTTCCTAATCTCACCGCGCTCGAGAACGTGGTTGCAGGGCTTGACCATATTCCCAAATCGGAGCGTGTTGCTAGGGCGAAGGACTGGTTAGAGCGGGTCAATCTGCATGGTTTACCCGATAGACTGCCTATGCACCTCTCTGGCGGTCAGCGGCAACGGGTTGCGCTTGCCCGCGCCCTTGCCCGTGAACCGTCAGTGTTGTTACTCGATGAGCCCTTTTCGGCGGTGGACAGAGAAACCCGCGAGCGTTTATACCTCGAACTTGCTCGCCTAAAAGAGCAGCTGCTTTGCCCCGTGATTATGGTGACCCACGATTTAAATGAAGCGCTGTTGCTGGCCGATTCGATGATCTTGATTAGCCAAGGTCAGATGTTGCAGCAGGGCGCGCCGTTTGAGGTGTTATCGCGTCCACGTAACGAGGCGGTTGCGCGGCAGATGGGCTTAAGAAATATTTTCGATGGCGAAGTGGTGTTCCAAGACCGTACTAAGGACATTACTTGGCTCAAATTTGGCGAGCAGCTGATCGCCAGTGATTTTGGCAAAGACCGCAGTGTGGGCAGTAAAGTGCGTTGGGTGATCCCGAATCAAGGCATCAGATTTAACGCCATCTCAAATGGACGTTTATGCCGCAGTTTTAATAAGTTAGATGTCACCATCGACTCCTTGCTGGTGATGGGCGAGTCGGTACGGGTGGTCTGTTATGCCACTGGGACTGAGTTGCAACTTAATACGGAAGTGTCGCTCCATCTCGCGCAGAAACTTGGCTTAACTAAAGGAATGCAAACTACGGTTGCGCTCAAATCTGAACAAATTCATATTTTAGAGTAA